Sequence from the Microcoleus sp. FACHB-831 genome:
CCGGTTGCTGCGAGAAGGCATTATCGAATCATCGCATCGAGTCCAAGCAGTTGTATGTGACAACCGGGGGCGCGTGCTATCCGTTGCTGGCAGCGCAGAAACCGCCTGTTTTGTCCGTTCTGCACTCAAGCCGTTTCAAGCGCTGGCAGTCACCTCGACGGGTACTCTAGAACGCTACAATCTGAACGACCGAGACTTAGCGATTATCTGTAGTTCCCACAAGGGCACTATTGAGCAGGTACGGCAGGCTTTTAACGTCCTGTGGCGCTGCGACGTTGACCCGTCCGCACTCCAGTGCCCCATCCCACACGGTAAGCGCAGCCCGCTGGAATATAATTGCTCTGGGAAACACGCCGGAATGCTGGCTGTATGTAAGCAACGACATTGGCCGCTGAATAACTATTTGCAGCGCAACCACCCAGTACAGCAGTTGATTTTAGGCAAAGTCGCAGAGTTGTTGCGAATGCCCGCTGAAGAGTTTATTAGTGCCAAAGATGACTGCGGCGCTCCTACTTACTTAATGCAGTTGGGAGGAATGGCCGCATTGTATGCCCAGCTAGTCTCTGGGAACAATTTGGATATGGAGCGCATTATCCGCGCCATGACCCATCACCCCAATATGGTGGCTGGTGAAGGCGAATTTGACACGCAACTGATGCGCCTGACTCAGGGAGAACTGGTTAGTAAAGGTGGAGCAGAAGGGGTTCAGTGCATCGGTCGCGTGGGCGAGGGTATGGGCTTGGCTATTAAGGTGATGGATGGAGCGCAACGGGCAAAGTCTGCTGTTGCCATCCAGGTGCTTAAGCAAATGGGGTGGATTAGTCCCGCAGTGGCTGAAACCCTGTCTGAGTCTTTTATGAGCCTCAGCAAATTCAAGCGCCTAGAAGTTATTGGAGAATTATCGCTGCTGTAGTTGACACTTTTCTAATTATGCTGCTATATTAGATAAGTCAGGAGTCAACGCGGGGTAGAGCAGCCTGGTAGCTCGTCGGGCTCATAACCCGAAGGTCATTGGTTCAAATCCAGTCCCCGCCATTATTTAAACAGCATCCAAAACCCTGCAACTTTAACGGTTGCAGGGTTTTGCTTTATGCTGTTAGTAGATATTCCGTCTTAGATTTAAATATTTATGGCTGTCAAGTTGCGGCGACCGATTTTAGTTGGTGGAGTAGGGTTATCCTTTTCGCTGTGGATGTTGCAGAGCCTGCATCACTCGCTAGGACAGGTGGGTGAATTTGGCGTTATTGGCGCGATCGCCCTCGGCGGTGCTTTGTTGTTAGCGCGGCAAGGAAAAGCCAAAAATATTGAAATATCACCGTCAAAGCCGCTAGAAAGGGAAATAGTAGAGAAAGCGATCGCCCTAGCCAACACCGCAGTTACGCAACTGGGAGTAGAAACAGAAAATCATCCTAGTTTTTGTAAAGACGCGATTAATCACGTTTCTACAATGCGGGAAAGAGTCGGACGGCTTCGTGCGGAATTAGACAGAAAAGAAATATGCGTGGCTGTAACTGGTGGCAAGTCGGCGGGTAAAACGACGCTGATGCAACAGCTAGAATTAAGCGCGTTGGCTATAGAGAAATTGCCTGGAACGTCTCTAAAATTCAGGGAAACACCCGCATTGTTTGTGGGGACGGATGGCGACGAAAGCGCAGAGAAGACAGCCATAGAAATGGCCATCGCTTCTGACTTAGTATTATTTGTGGCTGCGGGCGATATTACCGCACCAGAATTTAAAACCTTGCAGCAGCTAGAGGCAGCAAAGCAGAAAACTGTCCTAGTTTTCAACAAGCAAGACCAGTATTTACCCGAAGAACGCGCTACGATTTTGGAGCAGTTGCGCTACAGAATGCCAGATGCAGTAGCGATCGCCGCTTCTCCTAGCCCGCTAAAAGTGCGTCAGCATCAAGCGAATGGTTCGTTCCAAGAGTGGATGGAACAGCCCAATAGTGAGATTGCACAGCTTACGGGTAAGTTAAGTGAAATTTTAGCCCAAGAAAGTCAACAGCTAGTTTGGGCAACGACCATGAGGACGGCTGGTACAGTGAAAGCAGAGGCGAAGACGCTGTTAAATCAGGTGAGACGCGATCGCGCCTTACCTCAGATCGAACAATATCAGTGGATAGCCGCCGCCGCCGCCTTTGCTAACCCAGTACCAGCCCTAGATTTACTGGCGACGGGTGCTATTAATGCCCAGCTTGTTATGGAACTAAGTGCCATCTACCAGCAGAAATTCTCTTTAGAACAAGCGAAGGCAGTAGCTGGGACTATGGGAAGCTTAATGCTTAAACTGGGTTTAGTTGAACTTTCAACTCAGACTATTAGCGGAATTTTGAAAACCAACGCAATTACCTTTGTTGCTGGTGGATTGTTGCAGGGAGTTAGTGCTGCTTATCTGACGCGGTTAGCAGGTTTGAGCTTAATTGAGTATTTACAAGAGCAGGATGTTGTCATAGCAGAAGGGCGTCCGTTGAATCTCGATCGGTTAGGCGAGACATTGCAAAAAGTATTTCAGCAAAATCAACGAGTTGCTGTATTGCAGTCTTTTGTTGGGCAAACGATGGCGCGTATTTTGCCAGAATCTTCCCAACCTCAACTCACACCCTCAGAAACAGTTGTTAGTTGTTAGTTTTTATTAGCATTAAAGTTGAGACATATTCCCGGTGTAGGGTGGGCGCTGCCCACCCTACTGCATTTAGAGGGAATGCGATCGCATTCCTCAAATAAATGGGAACACTCGAAGTAGTGCAAAATGAAAAGTGCGATGGCAAAAAATCCCAATCAACCCAAAGCCGATGATGCCGTACTTGGCGGTGATAACGCGCCGATAAATGGTGCAGTTCTGGGAGGTCTGGCAGGAATCGAGAGGCGTTTGACGAGTACAGTTTTTGAGGAAAGAATTGTTGCCCTAAAAGAAGCTTTAAAGTATGGGCAAGAGGGCTTAGACATAGCGATTAAAGCATTAAAATACTCAGACAAACAGCTACGGTGGGAAGCATATTCGCTACTTTGGCAAACTAAAAATCCGCAAGCACAAAAAGCATCGCGCTATTTAAATCCTTATAGCTTTTTTGAGTGTATCCGTACACTTGAGTGGCATTCAGACGCAGTTATGTCCGTGGCTATTAGCCCCGATGGACAGACTTTAACCAGTGGCAGTAGCGATAACACGATCACAGTCTCGAACCTCCAGACAGGCGCTCTACAGCATATTCTTGAGGGGTATTTAGGAGCCGTTTATTGCGTTGCCATTAGCCCTAATGGGCAGATTTTAGCAAGTGGCGGTAGGGAAGGGACTATCACAACGATTACGCTATGGAATCTGCACGCGGGCGAACGACAGCGCACCCTTTGGTGGGTGCATTTCGACAGGCTTACGTCCATCGCTTTTACCCCGAATGGGCAGATTTTAGCTAGTGGCAGTTACGACAGAAGTATCAAACTTTGGAATCTGCACGCAGGCGAACTAATGGGTATCCTGTGGGGACATTCAGACACAGTTAGTTCTGTCGCCATTAGCCCGAATGGAAAAATTTTAGCTAGCGCTAGTTGGGACAACACGATCAAACTCTGGGATATTTACGCAGGGAAACTAATACAAACTTTGGAGGGGCATTCAGATAGGGTTATGTCTGTCGCCATTAGTCTAGATGGAAAGATTCTGGCTAGTGGGAGTTGGGATAAAACCATCAAACTATGGAGTCTGCATACAGGCAAATTACTACATACGCTTAAGGGGCACACCAACAGAGTTTATTCTATTGCTATGAGCCGCGACGGGCAGATTTTAGCCAGTGGTAGTGGGGACAATACTATTAAACTTTGGCATATGTACGCAGGCGACTTAATGCATACTATTCAGGGGCATTCAAAAACTGTTAATTCCGTTGTCTTTAGCCCGGATGGACAAATTTTAGCCAGTGGTAGTTGGGATGGAAGCATCAAGGTGTGGGGGATGCATTAAGGAAAGTCTGACGTTTCTATTCCCAGAGATAGAGATTCACCCCCGGTTATAATAAGCGCGATCGCGGTTAATTTTCTCTTAGGCAAAAAGACCAACAAGTAGGACGCGATCGCATTATTTTTGCTCTTGCACCATATATAACTTTGGCTGTGCTAACGCGATCGCCACACAGAAGGCAATTACAGCAAAATATAGATAGTAGCCTGTTCTTCCCTATCTAACTTTGACTCATCAACCCCCCCAACCTAATCCCAATGCGGCGCGTCCTAGCCAACAAGGTGAACTTCACTTTAACCGCGCTCGTGCTAGTCTCCAGCAAGCGCTATCCTGGTATGGGCATTTGCGTCGCCAGCGCCATGCTGTTTCTGACACTTCCGCGATCGCTTCTGTACAAGCTGAATTGGATATTCTAAAATCCACCCTAGATAAGCTTGACCAAGGTGTTATTCGCATTGCTGCTTTTGGTCTTGTCAGTCGCGGTAAATCTGCTGTTTTAAACGCACTTTTGGGGCAGAAAATTCTGCAAACTGGCCCCCTTAATGGCGTCACGCAATGGCCTCGTTCTATACGCTGGACGCCTTCTTTAGAATCCACCCTTGGTAATGGCGGGAAGGGAGGAACTTCCAAGGTACAGGTAGAATTAATTGATACCCCAGGCTTAGATGAAATTGAAGGCCAAGCACGGGGAGAAATGGCGCGGGATGTGGCGCGTCAAGCTGACTTAATTTTGTTTGTTGTCGCTGGCGATATCACTCGCACCGAGTATAAAGCTCTATGCGAATTGCGGCAAACTCAAAAACCGTTAATTTTGGTTTTTAACAAGATAGATCTCTATCCAGATAAAGACCGCAAAGCCATTTATCAAAATTTGCAAAAGCTTGGTGCGGGTAGTAGTGATGCTAATCGCTTGCAGCAATTATTATCAGCAGAAGAAATTGTGATGGTATCGGCGGAACCAGCACCAATAGAAGTGCGGGTAGAATGGCCTGATGGGAGAGTGACGCACGAATGGGAGACGCCGCCGCCTGATGTGGATGAGTTGAAGCAGAAGATTTTAAATATTCTAAATCGTGAGGGGCGATCGCTCCTCGCACTCAATGCTTTAATTCAAGCTAGGGAAGCTGAAGCTACTATTGCCAGCAAAACTGTTGATATCCGCAATTTGGAAGCGGAAAAATTAATCTGGGAATTTGTTAAATATAAAGCGATCGCTGTCGCTGTTAATCCTATTGCAGTTCTGGATATAATCGGAGGAACTGTAGCAGATTTAGCTTTAATTCGTTCTTTGGCAAAGTTATATGGTTTGCCGATAACTAGCTACGAAGCAGGGAAGCTTTGGAAGACAATTGTGTTTAGTTCTGGTGGTTTGCTATTAGGGGAATTGGGAAGTAGTTTAATGTTGGGGTTAGGCAAAAGTGCTTCAGCGATCGCTAGCGGCGATAATCCTAGTAATATAACTGCTTATGCTGGGAGCGCGATCGCTCAAGCTAGTATAGCTGGCTATGGAGCTTACGCCATCGGTCGCGCCGCACAAGTTTATCTAGAACAAGGCTGCACTTGGGGACAACTTGGCTCCAATACTATTATTAAAGAAATTCTCAATCAGATGGAACCGAATACTATTCTCTATCGGCTGCGGCAAGAATTACAGCAACAATTTCAGCGCTAAGTGTTCCTAGTTCATCGTTAATTGCCGCGAAGTTTTAACGATGTAATTTTTAGAGCATTTAGTAGAAGATAAAATGCTGGCGATGCTCTGATAGAAATCCAGGTGTAACAATGTACGCGATGCCTAAAAAAGGATTTAATCTATGATTTTAAAAAAGTGCGATCGCGCTTTTAACTTGAAATAATTGAAAATCCCATGAAGAAAGAGGCCTTAGCTAATGATTGCCAGTCCAGAACAAAAATATATGACTCCCCAGGAATACCTGGAATGGGAAGAACGCCAAGACATTAAATACGAGTACGTCAACGGCGAAGTTTTTGCCATGACTGGGGGAACCATTGCTCACAATGACATTAGCCTCAACTTAGCAACTGCTTTAAAGAACCATCTTCGGGGATCTGGCTGTAAGGTTTTAATGGCAGATGCCAAACTTAGCGTATCTGAAAAGGGGCCATTTCACTACCCGGATGTCATGGTAACTTGCGACCACCGCGACAAACAGGCGATCAAATTCATCCAATATCCCTGTCTAATTGCTGAAGTCCTCTCTCCTGGTACAGAAGCCTACGATCGAGGAGGCAAATTTACCCACTACCGTCGCATCCAGACTTTGCGAGAATATGTCCTCATTGATGCTCAAAAAATAAGTGTAGAGTGCTTCCGGTTAAACGACAAAGGTATTTGGGAGTTGCATCCCTACGAACGGGGAGATGAAATTCACCTAAGCAGCGTCGATTTGCACTTTCCAATTTCCCTACTTTATGAAGATGTCCACTTTCCAACAGAAGAGGGCAACGATTGAATGCTGTTTTCTACCAAGGTACAGTATTCTCGCGCATTAGAGCGGCGTAGAATGCGATCGCATTGGGAGCGAGAAAAAAATTTACTTTTTAAGTTTTAAAGAGTTTTCAGCTATCTTTATCAATTTGTTTGGCGATTGAGTGTCATTCACAGTTATCCGTGATATTTCATAATTATTCCTCAACCAGCCTAACCTCAGCGGTTTACTATTGTATAAATAGCCAGATGCATAGTATTTAGAAGCAT
This genomic interval carries:
- a CDS encoding DUF697 domain-containing protein, whose amino-acid sequence is MAVKLRRPILVGGVGLSFSLWMLQSLHHSLGQVGEFGVIGAIALGGALLLARQGKAKNIEISPSKPLEREIVEKAIALANTAVTQLGVETENHPSFCKDAINHVSTMRERVGRLRAELDRKEICVAVTGGKSAGKTTLMQQLELSALAIEKLPGTSLKFRETPALFVGTDGDESAEKTAIEMAIASDLVLFVAAGDITAPEFKTLQQLEAAKQKTVLVFNKQDQYLPEERATILEQLRYRMPDAVAIAASPSPLKVRQHQANGSFQEWMEQPNSEIAQLTGKLSEILAQESQQLVWATTMRTAGTVKAEAKTLLNQVRRDRALPQIEQYQWIAAAAAFANPVPALDLLATGAINAQLVMELSAIYQQKFSLEQAKAVAGTMGSLMLKLGLVELSTQTISGILKTNAITFVAGGLLQGVSAAYLTRLAGLSLIEYLQEQDVVIAEGRPLNLDRLGETLQKVFQQNQRVAVLQSFVGQTMARILPESSQPQLTPSETVVSC
- a CDS encoding Uma2 family endonuclease, producing the protein MIASPEQKYMTPQEYLEWEERQDIKYEYVNGEVFAMTGGTIAHNDISLNLATALKNHLRGSGCKVLMADAKLSVSEKGPFHYPDVMVTCDHRDKQAIKFIQYPCLIAEVLSPGTEAYDRGGKFTHYRRIQTLREYVLIDAQKISVECFRLNDKGIWELHPYERGDEIHLSSVDLHFPISLLYEDVHFPTEEGND
- a CDS encoding WD40 repeat domain-containing protein, yielding MAKNPNQPKADDAVLGGDNAPINGAVLGGLAGIERRLTSTVFEERIVALKEALKYGQEGLDIAIKALKYSDKQLRWEAYSLLWQTKNPQAQKASRYLNPYSFFECIRTLEWHSDAVMSVAISPDGQTLTSGSSDNTITVSNLQTGALQHILEGYLGAVYCVAISPNGQILASGGREGTITTITLWNLHAGERQRTLWWVHFDRLTSIAFTPNGQILASGSYDRSIKLWNLHAGELMGILWGHSDTVSSVAISPNGKILASASWDNTIKLWDIYAGKLIQTLEGHSDRVMSVAISLDGKILASGSWDKTIKLWSLHTGKLLHTLKGHTNRVYSIAMSRDGQILASGSGDNTIKLWHMYAGDLMHTIQGHSKTVNSVVFSPDGQILASGSWDGSIKVWGMH
- a CDS encoding GTP-binding protein; its protein translation is MTHQPPQPNPNAARPSQQGELHFNRARASLQQALSWYGHLRRQRHAVSDTSAIASVQAELDILKSTLDKLDQGVIRIAAFGLVSRGKSAVLNALLGQKILQTGPLNGVTQWPRSIRWTPSLESTLGNGGKGGTSKVQVELIDTPGLDEIEGQARGEMARDVARQADLILFVVAGDITRTEYKALCELRQTQKPLILVFNKIDLYPDKDRKAIYQNLQKLGAGSSDANRLQQLLSAEEIVMVSAEPAPIEVRVEWPDGRVTHEWETPPPDVDELKQKILNILNREGRSLLALNALIQAREAEATIASKTVDIRNLEAEKLIWEFVKYKAIAVAVNPIAVLDIIGGTVADLALIRSLAKLYGLPITSYEAGKLWKTIVFSSGGLLLGELGSSLMLGLGKSASAIASGDNPSNITAYAGSAIAQASIAGYGAYAIGRAAQVYLEQGCTWGQLGSNTIIKEILNQMEPNTILYRLRQELQQQFQR
- a CDS encoding asparaginase — its product is MTRGKRNQSAELEVRLLREGIIESSHRVQAVVCDNRGRVLSVAGSAETACFVRSALKPFQALAVTSTGTLERYNLNDRDLAIICSSHKGTIEQVRQAFNVLWRCDVDPSALQCPIPHGKRSPLEYNCSGKHAGMLAVCKQRHWPLNNYLQRNHPVQQLILGKVAELLRMPAEEFISAKDDCGAPTYLMQLGGMAALYAQLVSGNNLDMERIIRAMTHHPNMVAGEGEFDTQLMRLTQGELVSKGGAEGVQCIGRVGEGMGLAIKVMDGAQRAKSAVAIQVLKQMGWISPAVAETLSESFMSLSKFKRLEVIGELSLL